The window CCATATAGACGCCGGACCAGGGCGTGAATGTGGCCGGTTTGAATACGACCGTGTTGCCGGTGAGCAATGCAGGAAGCGTTTTCCGGCTCATGACGTTCATCGGGAAGTTCCAGGGGCTGATGACGCCGACGACCCCCACAGGCTCGTATTGAATCCAGGTCGAGATGTCGCGGAATCCGCCGGGGCCGATGCTCCCCGCAAAGGCGACGATCTGATTGAGGTGGTAGGAACCCTCGACCAGCGCGGAATCGACTTCCGCCCGCGACTCGCGGATGGTCTTGCCGTTTTCGAGAGTCACGATACGGGCGAGCTCTTCGCGATTTTCCTTCAGCAGGCGCAGAAACTCGGAAATGTAGTGCTGCCGTTCCGCCAGCGGCGTGCGCTTCCAGATGCGAAATGCAGCGTGTGCGAGGTCGATGGCTTCGCGCACGTCGTCAGGAGTCGAAGATTGAAACAGTCCGATGTTGCTTCCGCGTAGCGCGGGGTTTTCATTTTCGAACGTGGCACCGTTTCGAGAGCCGCACCATTTGCCATTTACGAAGTTATCGAAAGTCCTGACTGTCTCTTTCTCAACAACGGACATGAATGAGCCCCTTAGTAAGCCGCTTCCAGAATCCCGATCAAAGCTTCCTTGTCGAACGAAACCGGGCTGTTGTCCAGCAGGCGCTTCACGCTCATCGAAAGCTCGGCCATCTCGCCGAGTTGCTCGTGCTTCATGCCGATCTTGCCGAGGCCTCGCGGGATCATGACTTTGTCGCCCAGCCGGGCAACCATTTCGGGCGCCTGTTCGGCTGCCTCTGCGTCGCTGACCCGTTCCAGGCTGGAATCGAATGCGCGGGCAATGAACGCCATTTCGGGAATCCGGGCCTTGACGATCGCTTTCATGACCGCAGGCATCAGAACGGCATTGCCGAGTCCGTGCGACGTGTGCGTCGCTTCGCCGACAGAATACTGTAGAGCATGGACGGTTGCCGTCCCGGCGGCCGCGAAGGCCATGCCGGCGAGCAGGCTGGCGAGCGCCATGTCTTCGCGCCCCTGGCGGTTGCCCGGGTCATTGACGGCGGTGGGGAGCGATTTCGCAATCAGCTTGATCGCCTGCATTGCAAGCGCGTCGGACACCGGATTCTTGCCAACAAAGATGGCGTGGGGTGTGCGATCTGTCGGGGTTTTTGCGCAGAACGATTCGATCGCGTGACTCAAAGCATCCATGCCCGAGTGCGACGTCACATGCGGCGGGCATGAAACGACCAGGGAAGGATCAACGACGGCCCATTTCGGAATGATGCGGCGCGTGGCAATGCCGACCTTCATATAGCGGTCCGGATCCGTTACGACTGCGACCGGACTTACCTCCGAACCTGTTCCCGAAGTTGTCGGTATGCAGATCATGTCATAAACCGGACCCGGGACATTGTTTTCGCCGTAATACTTCGTCAGCGGTCCGCCGAATTTGGCCTGGACCGCGCTCGTTTTCGCGAGGTCCATGTTGCTTCCGCCG is drawn from Terriglobia bacterium and contains these coding sequences:
- a CDS encoding iron-containing alcohol dehydrogenase encodes the protein FGMPQSNSDPQSASNRHWGYSTAGRVYFGWGVLEELRTVGKEFGKRAMVCCDQNLIKSGIVDKVESLLKEGGVEVLSFSEGCPNINLELIGQCAEAARQFNPDVMIGVGGGSNMDLAKTSAVQAKFGGPLTKYYGENNVPGPVYDMICIPTTSGTGSEVSPVAVVTDPDRYMKVGIATRRIIPKWAVVDPSLVVSCPPHVTSHSGMDALSHAIESFCAKTPTDRTPHAIFVGKNPVSDALAMQAIKLIAKSLPTAVNDPGNRQGREDMALASLLAGMAFAAAGTATVHALQYSVGEATHTSHGLGNAVLMPAVMKAIVKARIPEMAFIARAFDSSLERVSDAEAAEQAPEMVARLGDKVMIPRGLGKIGMKHEQLGEMAELSMSVKRLLDNSPVSFDKEALIGILEAAY